The Prinia subflava isolate CZ2003 ecotype Zambia chromosome 5, Cam_Psub_1.2, whole genome shotgun sequence genome window below encodes:
- the NPC2 gene encoding NPC intracellular cholesterol transporter 2, producing MVPSPLALLLALGAAATALAEPLRFIDCGSVDGSIQEVNVSPCPTQPCLLHKGTSYSINVTFASKIESQGSKAKVYGEMLRVDVPFPIPEPDGCKSGIQCPIHKGRSYSYLNKLPVKSEYPSIKLIVKWELVDDQDQMLFCWKIPVQITS from the exons atggtGCCGTCCCCGCTCGCCCTGCTCCTGGCGCTGggcgccgccgccaccgccctGGCCGAGCCCCTCCGCTTCATTGACTGCG GTTCCGTAGACGGCAGCATCCAGGAGGTGAACGTGAGCCCCTGCCCcactcagccctgcctgctccacaAGGGAACATCCTACAGCATCAACGTCACCTTCGCCAGCA AGATCGAGAGCCAGGGCAGTAAAGCGAAGGTGTACGGGGAGATGCTGCGCGTGGACGTACCCTTCCCTATTCCTGAGCCTGATGGATGCAAGTCCGGGATCCAGTGCCCCATTCATAAGGGCCGCTCCTACAGCTACCTGAACAAACTCCCTGTGAAGAGCGAGTACCCCAGT ATCAAACTGATTGTGAAGTGGGAGCTGGTAGATGACCAGGACCAGATGTTGTTCTGCTGGAAGATACCAGTGCAGATTACCAGCTGA
- the ISCA2 gene encoding iron-sulfur cluster assembly 2 homolog, mitochondrial, whose translation MAAGRGWAGMAGPAALRRSWLLALGGRTSRCSASPCPGRALPRPPAGPARPAGCLLRWASSLSEPGPTESGPSEGQIFLSESCVKRLLEIAEGSEFLRLQVEGGGCSGFQYKFSLDTVINPDDRVFEQGGARVVVDVDSLAFVKGSMVDFSQELIRSSFQVVSNPQAEKGCSCGTSFSVKF comes from the exons atggcggcggggcggggctgggctggcatggcggggccggcggcgctgCGGCGGTCGTGGTTGTTGGCGCTGGGCGGCCGGACGAG CCGGTGCTCCGCTTCACCGTGTCCAGGCCGAGCGCTGCCGCGGCCCCcggccggccctgcccgcccggCTGGCTGCCTGCTGCGCTGGGCGTCGTCCCTGTCAGAGCCGGGCCCGACGGAGAGCGGCCCCAGCGAAGGACAGATCTTCCTCAGCGAGAGCTGCGTGAAG aggctgctggagatTGCAGAAGGATCAGAGTTTCTCAGGCTGCAGGTGGAAGGAGGTGGCTGCTCTGGCTTCCAGTACAAGTTTTCCTTGGACACAGTTATCAATCCTGATGACAG AGTGTTTGAACAAGGTGGTGCCCGTGTGGTTGTGGATGTGGACAGCCTGGCCTTTGTGAAAGGATCCATGGTGGATTTCAGCCAAGAGCTGATCCGAAGCTCCTTCCAGGTGGTGAGCAACCCCCAGGCAGAGAAGGGTTGCTCATGTGGGACTTCCTTCTCTGTCAAATTCTGA